GCGAGGCCGCAACCAATAATTTATACCGACACAATAAAAAAGAATAgatcaaagaaggagatATATGAGTATATCATCAACGACAATCTAAGTTTATATAGTCTTCGTAGTTTCTCAGGATCGTATTCACCCAAAAGTGGTTTGCCTTAAGCTTGAGGGTCCAATGATAGATACAGAATAAATATAGATAATAACATAGGTAAAGCAGTAAAGATAGAAGGTgacatattttgttacaTGTATATTAAAATCAAAACTAAAAAAGACAATGCTTAAATTCGGTAGGGAAGAGTTGAACCATCCGGGCGTGGCCAGGGGGTTCGAGTCAGGTTGAGTAGGTATTTAACATCCGAGTAGTCGATCAGCCCCATGTTGCAGAGGAAGCCAGCAAAATTGATGCAAAACCGGTTTGAGTCGAAGGGAGGGATGGTATACAAATAGGTTTCCTTCCATTCGATACTCTTGATGATTTTGAGGAGTTCGGAATGAAAAAAGTGCTCGTATGGCTTGGCTTTGTTCGGTTTAACCGGCCATTCCTCTATCTTATACTGTTTCACCGTCCATTGGTCTCCTTCCGGGTCAGGAGTCGGGTGCAGTAATATGTGAACCCCCTTGACTCGACCGTCGGTAGTATATTCCGGCCCACAGTAAATAACCCGCGTTTCTCTGGTGGTTTTATTGCTCTCGTGGATCAACATAAACCACTCATTGAAGTTACGGTGGTTCCAATCGCGAGGGGGGCTCTTCCTATAGTCAAGAGCACAAAAGGTCACGAAATTGAATGACCATAGGTCCTTTGAGATAAATCTGTGGGCATCCTTATCCCAAGTGGTGAAAGTCGTATTTGGAATGTTGGTTACAATTTTGATGCGACCAGCGGGAACGTTCATCGTGGTGGGTGCGTGCGTTTATAAGTGGTAGTGTATGTGCAAATCAAAGATCCAGGTACCTATATGCAAGTTGAAAGGAAGGAGTAGGTCATTATGCACTTCATACAGCACTGAGAGCCTTATATATAACTCAAGTCTAAGATAGAGCGACTCGTATCGCGCCTGGTCTAGTACTGAACCAAGGTAGCACATAGAAGACTATAGCATATAATTGACTCTGGACCCGTTGGGGTCGTTGGTATAGGCGTATTCACCGGTATAGAGTTATAGGTCAGCTGGTCAGCTGAGTATACGCGTCGTCATAATCGCGCATGGGACCGGGCCAAGCCAATGCGTATAGCATAGTAAACATATTGAACATTGTTTTGCCTCATGTTATCGTTCCTGAATAGGTCTTGTGGCGGTCTCCTCTTTTTGAGCAGCACACAGGATCATTAATGTTAGGTCTATCTCCTCATTGTATATGCGGCTATCTGGCCACTCTTTCGTCCAAGACCTGACCAACTTTCCCATTGTCTGACAACTTGTACGTCTGCAGCCAGCGTGGCCATTAACTTTGTTGAGCTTGACCAGGCAAGGCTCAAATAAAGACAACTAGTTGTCATACCTATTGTGCGTAGCGATGATTAATCCCCAGAGTTCGAATTAAGCGTAGGCAAGGTAGCTTGGTCACGGGCCGCGACCAAAAGCCAAAATATTGATTGGTCGTGGGCGCTTAGCTGGGACTTGGTTCCGGGGTCCGGGCCTAACGACTTGCTCTCAACCGTCATACATTGCTCACTGTTTAACCTTTGCTAGTTTTATTGTCCTTTGACGTGCCCCCACACAGCAAGATATCGATTGGCGAGTTGAGACGCCCTGCTGAACATTTGGCCTATTCTGCAAATATCTCGATCGCGCAAGTTCGAACAGAAAATTTGCTGTGAGGAACACAAGTCAACTTGTAGTCGTTACACCAGCATTTTAGGTCCCCTAAGTGTAATTTTCTAAGGGTTGCTGAGACTTTTGCAAGCATGAACAACCGTCATCATCCATACGGAGGGTACGATACCGAGACCCGCGGACGTCGTGGTGGATCGCCCGCTTCTGAAAGATATTTTGATTCGGATGGAGGAGGAAGGGGTCGCGGTAGAGGAAGAGGCAGAGGCAGAGGAAGGGGTGGCCATAGCGGCCATACTGACCACGATAGTCCCTATGACGGCTCCTATAATGGTGGTTCCAGTGATCCATACTTTAATGGTCCTACGTCAGCTGGTTATCATGAGAACGGTTCCGGCCAAGGTGGATATGGTGATGACCGCGGCGGATACGGCGGAGGCTACGAAGGTACGCAACTTAAGATCACAACATTCCTTGCATTCGTTTCGTCAATTCGGAAGTACATCGTGAGAACCGATCAAGGTCATTGAATCGTCGCGAAACGTTCGTCAGACATGTTTCCGAGCATTTGAGTCGACCTCACACCATTCCAGTTCTAGAATCTTCCCTCGATATCCTCCATTCTTTAACATTTTAATCAAGATTTTTGATACTTACTATCCTATGTAGACTACGGCGATCGAAGAGGAAGGAGTCGTGGTCGTGGTCGCGGCGGGTTCCGTGGCGGCGATAGTCACGGTGACGATCGAGACTCTAGTCGTGGTGGTTATAGCGGCCGTGGCGGACGCCCGCCGAGGCCAGCCAGAGATGACGCCGTTCATGACAGCCTTATTGAACAAAGAATCAAACGTGAGAGACCATGTCGCACACTCTTTATCCGGAATATCAAGGTCTGTTACCACCAACACGAGGCCGAAAAGTGCTGACAGGTCACTAGTATGAGACCGACAGCACAAGTGTAAGAAGGCAGTTTGAAGAGTTTGGTGAGATCAAAACATTCTTCGATTTGATCGCGAATCGAGGCATGGTGTTCGTGACATACGTGAGTTCCACACACACCGTGCGCCCTCGACGAATTTCTCAAACAGTTAAAACCAGTATGACGTACGCGCCGCTGAGCGTGCACGCGAAAGACTCCAAGATAGTGAGATATCCGGTCGCCCCATTGATGTTCATTACAGCCTCCCTCGTGGAGACGAACAAGCCGGTCGCTGTGAACGTGACAAAAACCAGGTGACATTGGTCTATTGTTATGAGTGTTGCATGTCACTTAAAGCTTCCCTAGGGAACACTACTCATCACCCTTCGTCAATCGAATCAGACAGTAGACGACCACGAACTCCGACGTCTGTTCCAACGTTTCGGTGACGTAAAGCAGATTTTGCCCGCTGAAGGGCGCAATGAGTAAGTCAGTGACTTTAATCCTATTCACGATTACTTATCAACTTACAGCCAGCGGTTACTTGAAATGTATGATAGCCGAGTAAGTTGACACATCGTGTCTTGTGGCACGGACTCATATTCTACAGGCAATGGAAACCGCACACGATCATCTTCAAGGACAACCGCTCCAGGATGGCATCATGGATATTGAATTTGCTTGGGACGTTCCAGAAACTCCCCTCCCCCCTGGTCCAGTTCCCGGGTCGAAGTATGTATAATATCTATTGTACGACCAGCCTGCTAACCATCGTTTTAGGCGGCAACTAGAAGAACGCGAATATGGCCGAGACCCAGATCCGCAACCTAGGGGACGCGGAAGAGGACGGGGTCGGGGTGGTTTTCGAGGCGAATACGAGGAGCGCGAGAGAGACCGCAGTTGGGACCGGGATCGTCGGCGGTCCCGTAGTCCACGCGGTGACCGGGACCGGGATGGATATGGCTCCAGACGAGGAAGCCGGTTTGATTATGAGGAACCCCCTCGTGGTGGTCGAAATTACGGGTCTCCGCCCCCCAGAGATTCAGGATACACGGGAAGTGGAGGCCCAGGTGGATATGGTCCGATCAGCGCCGGTTCAGCTCCTGTGAGTTGAAGCAATGTCTCTCGTAGTTGAACAGTTCTGATTTCAGTCATCTTCGACAGCCTACCGATGACCGGTTAGAACAAGCCAAGAAAGTCCAGCAATTGCTAGCCGCACTCAAACAATCTCAGCCAGCGGGAGCACCCACCCCTCCACCTCAAGTGGCACCTCCCGCAAATaacccacctccaccaaatCCATATGCATATCCCCCATCTCTAATACCATCCTCGATGCCTCCATTCCCTCCTACAGGTTATTCTGCTCCTCCGCCGGGCTATCCGCCATATCCGCCTCCGCCGCCCAGCCAGCCAGTGGCGCAACCCAGCGCAGATCAATCCCCTGCATTACTCGCGAGTCTTCCGCCCAGTGTGTTGGCGCTATTACAGCAAGGGCCCACCGCACAAGCCTCTCCACCACCTGCCCAACCATCTCAGGGTATGTACGGAATTCCAGGGTATGGTGCATATGCTGCGCCCCCACAACAGCTGCCACCCCCACCTCATATGCCGCCCCCAAGCCAATCTCCCCCAGCGGCTGGGCAGACACCTCAAGCGATGCAGCGGCTGATGGCTCTTTTGGTAAGCATACACTTACTATTTAATGCTCCGGATAAATGCTAATTGTACTAGTCGGCGCATAAACGAGTGTAAATATTTAACCTGACAAACCGACAAAAAGTACTGTGCATCTGCATAACTTCGGAGGCACTACAGAATTCTCGTGTCCTTTGCTATTTATCGTTTCGTCCCTTTCTCGATTGGTTTATACATAGGCGGCTCTTATCGGGAAATTATCTTTTATTCGCCTTGAGTTTCCAGCTAGATTGTTTAAGCCCCTTTACCAGAATTTTTATATTCGGTTCCCAGAATAAATTACCAGATGTATTCGCCCCGGAAAACCTATTCATACATGATTATGTAGGCCTATATTGCGCGAATCGAGGGAATTGTATGGCTATTATGGTACTTTCTTCCATCTCTTACCGCCCCAGCCTACTAGTTTTCCAAAAATCTCGTCTCGGTTTGGGACAAATCGGAATACATCTTCGTGCTCCAGCCCTTCCTCAGTCAAATATCTCACTCTTAAGCCATCTTATTTGTTTGGGTCAACCGGATGCCCTGTCTTAAGACCAAACTGGGTACGTACTTGTGTGGCCCGTCTTTTTCACTCCTTGAACGCGTTCAAGCGAAACCTGTACGCGGGGCTTACTTGTCAAAAGGGGAGTGAATTTGATCCCTTCCGAGTCGAGATTTAGCATTCCGGGTGTCGCCTTGTGGTTAGCGGGTACGGCTATGATATAATGTGAGTCTGGTGAGATGTTCCTGAGCTATACATGGAACCCACTTTGAGGGGCACCAATGCCTTGTAACGATTCGGTTGAATCATCCTGACAGTCGACTTAGTCCTGCGTCTGAGCCTCCTACCAATACGCCTACCTTGTTGTTCCCCAATAGGTCTGTGGTACTGGCTTCGATACTACTCTTGAGCCTGGCCAACGTACCGACCTCTGCTGGCGACCCAGTATCAAGTGATACTGCCTCATTTCCAGTGGTTTTGATATCTCTTGCGGTTGCAGCTCGCTCGCTATTGACTACGCtctccttttcttcagcCTCTCGGCGTATACTGCCCACGTCTTGATCGGGGTTTGAAACATTCCATTCTACTCCGCGAGCTGGGTTTTTTGTTGCGCTAGAGCTTGCGTTCATATTGGCAATAAACCTGCGCGCTCTGCCGTGTTCTCTGCCACCGCTAAGAGAAGCAGGCACAATGCTTTCACCTTTAGCTACTCGAATGCTCATCAAGCTCATCGCATACTCCGCATCTGTGGGGACGTCAAAGAGAGGGGGAGGAATTCTACGGTAGCGGTTAGCTCAATTTGGGAATATGTTGTCGGAAACACCCAGGACATACCGACTACGAGCCTCGGGGGGCATAGCCAATAGAACCGGGATAGCAAACCAATAAAAAAATCCAACCACGGCGTACGTTGTCTTTGCAAGGATTTGTGCCGGGGTAAATGTGATGAACAGAAATACCACAGTCAAAACCAACGCGTATATGCGGGACGATTGTTCGCGACGCCATAGCCATAAGCTACCAAAATACTTAATAATTAATAAAAGTTAAGTAGGAGTCCTAGTGACACGTACTTTCGTACTCGCTCGTGGAAGTCTGCTATATCTTCCATCATTTTCAAAGCAGAGGTTCGCcaatcttcttcctctagtTGCTGCTGTAAGCcatcttcctcctcgtcttccaaAGTCAGCCCCATTTGAGTTGCGGCATGACTTCCCGCGTCCTTGACTTTTTCTTTCCCTTTCTTACTCTTTCCTTTGATTATAGCTCTGGTCATCTTAAGCATCTCTCGCATTCCCATgtcgcctcctccttggcccaTACCAGGCACACCCTTCGTACCAAAGAAGCTAGCTGCCGCGCCCTGGCTTTCTACCGCGTCACCTATTTCCTCCGCTCCGCGAGCTAATCGACGCCGTTCTCGCAGAGACTTCAGGCTGGGATATGGCATCACCCGACGTCTCATTAACGAGACCAAAAGTTTTCCGAACAGCGCAGGGAGCAATAGattaaaataccaaaaaatCCACCAGATAGTACACACGCGCGCACTCCGGTTCCAGTCAGACCAGGTTGCAAGTCTAGTAAGATCGGCAAAGAAGGGGGCGTAGAACGGGTAAGTCCCAACGTAGATTCTTTGCCCTGCGAGCCGGAAAGTAGACAGTTTAAACTTGTGGGATGGAGGGACTGGCGTAATAGGCAATCTTTGCATTATCCAAGCTGCAACGCGAGCAGAAAGGTATGTGGGTGTAGGAGATAGGTGTAGGCGAGGTTGCGCTCCTACAGGTGAGGTTCGCCCAGGCGTTGTGGGAGGCGTATTCGTTGCGCTTTGTGCATCAGATGAGTAGAAGTATGTCCAAGGCTCGTCGATATCGGTTTCTGTATCCGAATCATCAACGCTATAAACATCGACCTCCAGGCCTTGTTCGCCTTGGCCGCTCGAACGCAGCACAGCAGTCTTCCTGTGATTTCCACTGCTTACGGATGGCGCTATTGTGACTTCAGTCACAAGCTAAAGAGTCGGTCATGTAAGAAAGTAAGGTTGGCCAATCGAACAAGTCATATGCTCGCCTTGGAGAAGACAGTAAGGAAACGCTCAATCTCCTCATCATCATAGAGTCGTCTTAGTTGAGTGTCGGTCAACTCTTGTTCACCTTCGTCATCTTCGGATTCGGGTTCAATTCTGTCGGCATATCTTGAAGTGTACACCGAAGCAAGGTCACTCTGCACATCCAATGGGTGTGTGGCCGTTTTGGGCTCTTGTGGTCCAGCAGAAGGATCTACTTTATCGGTTGATGTGGCTGGAATCGGTTGCGTAGCTGGGGCTGCTCGGAGCGCCGCTACATACAATAGAAATTAACAATTCACAGACATTGAAACTCAATAAAAATTAATTACTTACCTTCCTGCGATGGTGAGGGAATTGTGACGTAATCCCTGGCGATATAAGGTTCTTGTTCCGGCGGCAGTGCTGGGGGCGAGCCTAAGCTTCCGGTTGGCCTGCCGCTGTCGCCTTTATTGCGCTTCACAGCGTCTTTGAGAGGCGCGATAAGTTTGCTTGGCGATGGCATTGTCGGTCGATGCACTATTTTGTTATGCTCGTTCGAGCTTAAGTACTGGCACTAGCACTCGTCATGATTGCAGCACAACTAAACGGTGACGTCAGCTAATGTCCCTAGGTGGTGGCAGTGCTACAATAAATACATATATACGTggtggctatatgcgctcaTAAATACTAACACTTGTATTCGCGGCGCTGTTATCGTTCAAGTGCTTGTTGGTACGACTTATAAATTTTAACGTGCGTCTAGCTACAGAACACTACAGCAATCGTCGCCTTACTCTTCGCGTTTAGACAAGACTGGTACTGGCCCTTCTTTGGCCCCACCACCGGGTAATATTATGCGTTTGGAGCGCTTCACTCTCGATCCTTGCTCCTGTGACACGTGACCCCACTCGAGAAGCAAGAAACAATAAGATGCCGGCAAGGTCTTGAACAGAGTCGAGGTACCGAAGGCCTTCGCCTTAATTCATAAGCAATCGATTAAAGAACCAAAAAAGCAGGCTTGGATTGCCGGGAGGAGCGTAACTTACCAAGTGAGATGATATCTCTGTTAATATGGATAGTTTTTGTGAGCCCAATGTCCGGGAGGATCGCGTTTACGCTATGCGTGAATGGGGTCAATAATGACGCGCTTGAATTTGACCTTGTGGCATGAGGATTGATAGACGTGAGATTCACCTTAGATGCTTGCAGGCTAAAGATGTCGAAAGTACCGTGGTGAGGTGGCTCACGGCTGATTTGTGGGTGTCGTCTGAGACGATGCAAGTGAGCTATTTCAGCAGTCATGCGTTGAAGCTGCACTTACAGCTCAATGCCTGTTCGGCTTCAGCCCGGTCCTCACGACAATCTCGGAGGACCTGGATCGGAATATTAATAATACGTCCAGGAATTGAGGAGGTTGCGGCTTTGGCGAGCGATTCCGTCAAACCACCGGTAACTATGGGTAAGGGAGTATCAAGTGAGGCGAAGCGAATAAGCAACTGAAACAGTATACGGACCATAGAGCAAACTCTTGACATGGGAGGCCAACTCTAGGTCCCAACTACTATCTCTAAATCGTGACTCCTATCATCAGCGCACCCCACGTATAATATACTAAGATTCTTGGACAACGCTGCTCACGGAAAGTCATCCCAAAAACCTCCCCAAGTAGCGCCACTATTGTTTATCAGTACGTGAAGGTAAGATTCACGTTCTTTGAAGGTAGCACAAAAGGCAACACAGCCCTGTTTTGACTATGTGAAAGGTATGCTAGCGTCACTATCGAGGTCTCACGCTGAGGCTGAATGACGAGGCTGAATGAAAAATGCATACCTCAAGGTTGGCTACGATATAATCACAACTTCCTGGGCCACGTCTGCTAAGCTCCTCCTGTATCTGGGCGTTTTTTGACTATATAACATGAACGTACTAAGAAACCACCCCACTCACCTCTTGGAGTCGTATTTCGTCTTTAGAAGCTATGTACACCCTGGCACCGTTCTCTACGAGAGTGGTTGCGGCGATGATACCTGTTCTAGAGCACCCTTCTGTGATAAGCACCGTCTGGCCAGCAGCGCTAAATAGGGCAGATGCAGACAGGTTGCCCAGCGAGTTAGCCATGAAAAAACGCGAGTGAGGATCGAAGTGAGAACAGGGGATGTAAACAGTTTGGATTGGTCGGCTGTATCTCTTATTCTAAAACTGGCTCATGGATAATGCTCCAAGACCTGGGATCCAAGCCGAATCAATCATTGGGAGCGGTATTGGGGATGAGATGGTCAAACATTTACAACAGACAAGAAGGGCGATTATAAGAAAATTTTGAGTTAGCCTATGTATTATCTCATAAAGAAATAGCTCTTGCGTTTATTGCTCTGGAATATGCGACCAGCGTTCCTTCGCCGGCCGAGACATCTCAGCACATGAACTTATTTAAACAGGTTGAAATTCCCCAGACACCAGTGATCACTTACCCACCCCGCTATAATGCGGCCTCGATTGGAACGGAATTAGTAGTCTCATATGTAAATATGACCACGGCTATCAAATTACCGTGGCACAGGTACACAAATGCCGCTCAAGGCCACGCGATCGGAAATGAGTGTCGGGAAACGCAGGCTAATTAATGCAAAAAAGACTGTGTCACAACTTAAACGGACCAAGCTAGGCTCTCAACTGAGGTATGTGACATTCGTGCGAGCAAATGTTCCGGCTGTAGGATAAGAAGTCGAAGTATTATTAGGGTAGCAAGGATTAGACCGAGCTCAGCCAGCAATCCGAATACTAAAGCATGCTACTTAAGTCTTCTCATCAGGACCCCAAATATAGCGCTATAATATATGTATCTAAGCTCCATTGTATATTCCAAAATCGAAGGGTTGACTATTGTTTTAATCGATCTTCCAGACTACACGTGCAAGCTCGAAGACCAAGGAACTATGGTAAAATCCATTCTTCGAGTTAAGCGCCATGGAGGGACAAAGCGCCGAGATTAGGTCATGTCCTGAGATATGACTGGTCGATCCCTGACCTGATATGAGCAACGAAAAGCCCAAAGCTGACTCTACTATTCGTATGTCTACACGACCCCAAACAGGCAATAAACGAACCGAAAGTCTTAATCACCTGCTCAACTTTACGCTTCCACCTCGTTCTCAGCCACTTCTTCAGAATGTTCCTCGGCGGAGTCGCAAGCCAAATAATGTGTATTACAATCCCGAAAGTGAGTGCTACGTCAATGGGAGATCCAGTCACAGCGGGTTGAAACATGAGGTGGACAGAGTTTTTGAACGCCCAATATAGGTTTGTCATGAAACCCACAGGTGATTATACGGTCCATTTTGCGGACCCAGACATGTGAGTATCGCCCAGACGCCGCAAACTGCCACAAGTTACTGATGGGTTGGTTGAGTCAGATTCTTCCAATGGGAGGATATCTTACAAATCTTAGTTCCACGCTCTTCGGCATTTGCCTCCGCTGGAACAACGGCTGAGGGGGTCACCACATGCCCGATATGTTTATCCCCGCCAACGGCACCCAGAATGACCAAATGTGGACACGTGCGTTACACTTCTAATAATTGACGCACCCTATTCCCGCATTATAAACATAAACTATCTCAATTCTAACATCGTACTTTTTACAGGTTTATTGCTTCCCTTGTATCTTGCACTATTTGCAACTTGGAGACAACACTAAATGGAGTCGTTGCCCGATTTGCTTTGACTCGGTCAACGAGAAACAGCTCAAATGCGTGCGATGGGTTGATCCAGTAGAAACACACCCCACTTCCCTGGTTCCACAAGACGATTCGGGCATTGAAGAGGGTGCCCAAGTGGATACCAACCAAGAAACACAAACTTCTTCATCCGAGCAGCGCACGATTCATTTGCGTTTGATGTATCGTCCACAGCTCACTACGTTGGCACTCCCACGTTCAGCAACATGGCCCTCCCCTGCGGTACCACCACATCAAGCCCCTTGGCACTTTGTACCTGATGCGTCTGCATTTGCTCGATTTGTGCTTGCGACACCGGACTTGATCGTCAAGCAACTTGAAGAAGAGCTGGTTGCGTTAGAAGTCGAGCGCGTTATGCTTGCATCATATGACACACAGTCAAGTACTGCAAACGTGATTGGAGTCAAGGCGGCGGCGAAGCCCTCTAGCGAGGGTCTTGGAGTTGTATTTGTTCGAGCCGCAGAGGAACGAGTAAAACTTCAGATCGAGAAGGCGCGGGCTTCAGACACCGAATGGTTGCAAGCAGCCGTGAAACGTGCTGAACGAGATATCGCCTCAGCAGAGCGCTCGGCTACTCGCGCTACACAGACCACGACTAGGCCTCCAGAAGAGCATCTGCTCCCGACGGATCCAAGAGGCGTCGCCGCTAGCGTGGAGAATGTAACTCCGGGTCCGACTTCGGCACCGACACCGGTGAACGGCAAACCCAGGCGCCGGAACGTTAATCCTCCCTCGCGGGATACGACGCCTCCTACATACCACTTTTACCAATCAAGCACAGGTCAGCCTGTTTTCCTCCACCCGCTTGATATCCGGATTCTGCTCGCCCGGTTCCATACGTATGATTCATTTCCCTTGGAACTTACCCTTCCCATCGAATCGCTTGATATCGGCTCGGTAAATCACGATCTACGGCGTAGGTGCAAATATCTTAGCCATCTTCCGGAGGGCGGAGAAGTGGTATTCGCACAGGTGAACGTAAGGGGAGTAGTGGGAGAAGATGCTTGGCGCGAAGGGGGGTGGGAGGGACTAGTTGATCGCCGAAAGAAAGAACGGGAAACCAGGCATCGTAAAGAGGAACGGGACCGTGTCAGAGGCgaggaaaaggaaagggAAAAGGCCAGGCTGCTCGGCGCATATGGCCCACCGAGTGAGCGAGAGGGCGGTGCTTGGGGAATGAGCGAGGATGTGCCCGACCCCGAGTTTTTCTCCCCTATCTCCGCGCCCGTGGCCGATGTACACCCCGTGGCCGAAACGTCCGAGCCTCAAGCTTCTTCGCAGCCCCCGGCATGGGGACCTCGATCATTTGCATCTGCACTGCACTCTGCGTCAACTGGCACACCTCGCCGCCAAGCGCCCGCCATTCGGGACGAAGATGCATGGGAGGTGGATATGGCTTGGCATGACCTAGAGGAGCAACACGCTCGTAACTCGACTGCGGGTGGCGGAGCGAGCGgaaagaagagcaagaaaaaaCTGGTTCTAATGGGAGGTGGCCCGGGTAGGCGTCGGTAGTATCTCACCTATTTTGTCACGACGAACTGTGTAATGACTCTGTATCATTTATTCCGTTCATTGGATAAAGATGATTTGATGTTATGGATACAATGATTTGATGAATGAATGAAAAATGTCTGATAGCAACGAACCGAATTGGAAGCAACGCAAAGAATGACGAAGAAAAGGACGAGTTGTGCTAGATAGAGAAATAAAGATAGTACAAAAGGAAGGAAAAGAACAAGTAACTAAACACAAGCTGGGTATATGCAAGTTCAATTCACTTTCATTCAAACAAGATAACCACACTACTCTCGCAGAAACTAGAGGTACAAACCGCATCTAAGAGCATAGGGAAAAACAGAGAACAGACATGAGAGAAACTACTGAGCGGAGAGTGTAAGAACAAGAAACAAAAATATAAACAGATATCGCACCGACGAGCCACATGGGTCCATGGTTCATAGCGTGCTACTCGAATAGGACTGAATCATCGCGTGGGCCGACGATAGTATGCATGAGTTCCCAGTTAAGTGCCTGTCCGAGTGCGCTCTCGCAGGCACTCACCTGACGTGCCTCCAAACCACAGACGCGAGACCAAGCACGACTGTTTGGGGCATGATCATGCAGAATCTTAGTCGAGAGCATTATAGCAGCGAGAACCAACTTGCGTGGATCCACCAATGGCGAGTCGGTGTCGGGGCCAACACCATCTTCCCCACTGACTCTGATAGACTTGAATTTCCGGTTCAGGATCTCTCCGATGGGCTGGCGAGCTTGTTTGAGATAGTAAAGTGCCAACTGAACAACCGAGGCGGATGCACGGGAACGGCGGAGCAGTTCGGTGAGGAACCAACGCAGTGACTTGTCCTCCAAAATCGGTCGAGGTGCCGTAGCTTGAGTTTGGTACTGATAGTTGCTAGGAAGCGACTGGGTACGCCCGATCGATTGCAACTTCGCCTTGATTGCGTGCGCAGAACAAGAGGCGATGTGGTACTTGGGTGTGCCTCCGCGGCTCGGGTACACGATCTCGGGCTCGGTCTCCAGGGACATCGGGGGTGGTGTGTAGACCGAATAGGGTGTGGAGCTTGTGCTTGAGACACTTGACGCATCTGTCAAGTCGGGGCTGGAACAGTCCCTGTATGCGCCAACTTCAGGCATAATAGCCTCGACATCAGCCTGTGTAGCGGGAGTTGGGTACAAAATCCCAGAATCCTGGCTGAAATCTTCAATGTAGATGGAGTGAAGCGCCGCTAGGGTCATATCTATCGTTTTTTTAAACGTCAGACAGGAGTGGCGACAGCTCTGGTCCGTACGCACCAAGCAGTTCGGCAGATTTAGTCGTATTGTTAAAAATACCCGTTTTCGGTTTGGTTTCAAATAGTAAGCTCTGATCAACCTCAAGGGGAGTAAGGGGAGTAGATGGAGTTGGTTGAGTCGAAGGCTCGGCTGGTACGGATAAACCAGTAAGGACAGGTGTGACAGTAGTCGAGTGAATGTTTGAGAGCGATAAACGGTGGGATAGTGCCGGAAACTGAGACGTGAGGTTGCGAATGGCTACACGTTCCAGAGCATTATTGCGTTTGGCTAGGCTAAAGGAGAGTTCTTGTGATGAAATAGTGTGTCGAGAGGTGAGCGGGCTGCAGCGATAAGCCGAGGGCCGGACTTTGTGGGGGAGAGGATTGAGAGGAGGATGCACTTGGACCATGCTGAGAGGTAGGGGTGGAAGTGTTGTGTATTTATTTATTAGGGGGCTATTTGTTTTA
The Rhizoctonia solani chromosome 8, complete sequence DNA segment above includes these coding regions:
- a CDS encoding Ras domain-containing protein, with amino-acid sequence MNVPAGRIKIVTNIPNTTFTTWDKDAHRFISKDLWSFNFVTFCALDYRKSPPRDWNHRNFNEWFMLIHESNKTTRETRVIYCGPEYTTDGRVKGVHILLHPTPDPEGDQWTVKQYKIEEWPVKPNKAKPYEHFFHSELLKIIKSIEWKETYLYTIPPFDSNRFCINFAGFLCNMGLIDYSDVKYLLNLTRTPWPRPDGSTLPYRI
- a CDS encoding RNA recognition motif protein, with amino-acid sequence MVVPVIHTLMVLRQLVIMRTVPAKVDMVMTAADTAEATKTTAIEEEGVVVVVAAGSVAAIVTVTIETLVVVVIAAVADARRGQPEMTPFMTALLNKESNVRDHVAHSLSGISSTSVRRQFEEFGEIKTFFDLIANRGMVFVTYYDVRAAERARERLQDSEISGRPIDVHYSLPRGDEQAGRCERDKNQGTLLITLRQSNQTVDDHELRRLFQRFGDVKQILPAEGRNDQRLLEMYDSRAMETAHDHLQGQPLQDGIMDIEFAWDVPETPLPPGPVPGSKRQLEEREYGRDPDPQPRGRGRGRGRGGFRGEYEERERDRSWDRDRRRSRSPRGDRDRDGYGSRRGSRFDYEEPPRGGRNYGSPPPRDSGYTGSGGPGGYGPISAGSAPPTDDRLEQAKKVQQLLAALKQSQPAGAPTPPPQVAPPANNPPPPNPYAYPPSLIPSSMPPFPPTGYSAPPPGYPPYPPPPPSQPVAQPSADQSPALLASLPPSVLALLQQGPTAQASPPPAQPSQGMYGIPGYGAYAAPPQQLPPPPHMPPPSQSPPAAGQTPQAMQRLMALLSAHKRV
- a CDS encoding rhamnolipids biosynthesis 3-oxoacyl-reductase, encoding MANSLGNLSASALFSAAGQTVLITEGCSRTGIIAATTLVENGARVYIASKDEIRLQESKNAQIQEELSRRGPGSCDYIVANLEESRFRDSSWDLELASHVKSLLYVTGGLTESLAKAATSSIPGRIINIPIQVLRDCREDRAEAEQALSYDTHKSAVSHLTTVLSTSLACKHLR
- a CDS encoding Zinc finger, C3HC4 type (RING finger) protein → MSNEKPKADSTIRMSTRPQTGNKRTESLNHLLNFTLPPRSQPLLQNVPRRSRKPNNVYYNPEKFLNAQYRFVMKPTGDYTVHFADPDIFFQWEDILQILVPRSSAFASAGTTAEGVTTCPICLSPPTAPRMTKCGHVYCFPCILHYLQLGDNTKWSRCPICFDSVNEKQLKCVRWVDPVETHPTSLVPQDDSGIEEGAQVDTNQETQTSSSEQRTIHLRLMYRPQLTTLALPRSATWPSPAVPPHQAPWHFVPDASAFARFVLATPDLIVKQLEEELVALEVERVMLASYDTQSSTANVIGVKAAAKPSSEGLGVVFVRAAEERVKLQIEKARASDTEWLQAAVKRAERDIASAERSATRATQTTTRPPEEHLLPTDPRGVAASVENVTPGPTSAPTPVNGKPRRRNVNPPSRDTTPPTYHFYQSSTGQPVFLHPLDIRILLARFHTYDSFPLELTLPIESLDIGSVNHDLRRRCKYLSHLPEGGEVVFAQVNVRGVVGEDAWREGGWEGLVDRRKKERETRHRKEERDRVRGEEKEREKARLLGAYGPPSEREGGAWGMSEDVPDPEFFSPISAPVADVHPVAETSEPQASSQPPAWGPRSFASALHSASTGTPRRQAPAIRDEDAWEVDMAWHDLEEQHARNSTAGGGASGKKSKKKLVLMGGGPGRRR